The DNA sequence ACAGGTCCCTATAAACTGACGCGTCTTGAATACTCAAAAAATATAGAGCTCTCTGCTTTTGATGCGTATTTCGAGGGCAGACCAAAGATAGATACTGTTTCTTTCCATGTTATCGGTGATGCAATGACAAGATTTCTGATGCTTAAATCAGGACAACTGGATATCGGCAGTGTAGAGCCTTTCGTCTATGAAAGACAGCTTACTCAGAAATTTTTTGAAAACTTCAATATATATGAAAAAATCACTCTCTCCTATACATATCTCGGATTTAATCTGCGAAAAAAGAAGTTTCAAAATCCGAAAGTCAGACGCGCACTCTCTTTGGCGATTGACAGGCAGGAACTCATCGACATCCTTTTTTTAAAACATGCAAAGGTCTGCACGGGTCCGTTTCTGCCGGGAACAATTGCCTTTAATCCTGATGTCAAAGCTCCGACACAAAATATTGGGGAGGCAAAAAGACTGCTTAAAGAGGCAGGTTATGACGAGCAGCACCCTTTTACTTTTGAAATAGCCACATCAAACGCCAGCTCGATTCGCCCCTATGCGGCAGAAATCCTGCAGTATCAGCTCAAAAAAGTCGGTGTAATTGTCAAGCTGAGAGTCATGGAGTGGCAGGCCTTTTTAAATATGGTGGTTTTTCCGCATAAATTTGACACGGTTCTTTTGGGCTGGGGACTCTCACCTACACCCGACCCCTATATGTTCTGGCACTCAAAAAGCGATAAACCGGGCGGTTTTAACCTTGTAGGCTATCACAACAGTGAAATAGACGCAATGATAGAAAAATCACAGGCGACAATTGACAGAAAAAAACTGGGAGAGCTGTGGAGAAAGATGTTTAAAATCATTGCAGAGGACAACCCTTATCTTTTTTTGTATATTCCAAATTCCATCACGGCCGTGAACAAAAAGATAAAGCATATTCAACCGGCACAAAGCGGTATATGGCACAACTACATACAATGGGAGAAAAACTGACGTGATAATATTATTTGATTTGGACGGCACACTTATAGACTCGACAGAGGCAATTTTGGAGAGTTTTCACAACTCTTTTGCAGTGCACGGCTTCTCTGTACCCGATGATGCACAGATAAAGGCGCTTATCGGCCATCCTTTGGATGTAATGTACAGAGAACTCGGGGTGGATGAAGCGCTTGTTTTGGATTTTGTCACTACCTACAAAGAGCATTACAGAGAAATTTCCACGCAAAAAACAAAACTCCTGCCCAATGCCAAAGAGGCCGTAGAAGCGGCAGCAGCATTTGCTTCTTTGGGAATAGTGACAACAAAAACAGGAAAATATTCCCGGATTTTAATGGAACATTTCGGATTAATGGATAAATTTGAGGTCCTTGTAGGCAGAGAACATGTGCAAAATCCCAAACCGCATGCGGAACCGATTTTAAAAGCTCTGCAGAGTTTTGATACAAAAAACAAAGAGATATGGATGATCGGAGATACACAGATGGATCTGTTGTCGGCAAAAAATGCCGGTGTCAATTCCATCGGTGTTTTGAGTGGATATGAAGAGAAAAAAAGTTTAAAAAAGTTTTCTGACATTATATTTAATGATTCTTTGGATGCAATCGGTTACCTGAAAAGTAGAAAAACCGCACACTTTATAGTATAAGTTAATCTTAATCATATTATCAAGCTAACTTTAAGTGGGTCTGTTCTAAAATAGAGCTTAAGAATTGACAAAAATTGTTAAAGTAAGTTTCTTGAAAATTGAAGGAGAATTTATGCTAGAGATTAGATGGCATAGTCGTGCTGGCCAAGGTGCTGTTACAGGTGCCAAGGGTTTGGCAGACGTTATTTCTACAACTGGTAAACATGTACAGGCATTTGCGTTTTACGGTTCTGCAAAACGTGGAGCTGCAATGACAGCATATAATCGTGTGGATGATAAAGTAATCATGAATCATGAAAAATATATGGAGCCTGATTATGTCTTTGTCATAGATCCCGCTTTGGTATACACAACAGATGTTACGGTAAACGGGAAAGACAATACAAAATACATCATTACAACGCATATGAGTACAGAAGAACTTGTCGCCTCTCAGCCAAAACTTGAGGGCAAAGATGTTTACACGGTTGACTGTATTAAAATTGCGCAAGAAACGATTGGGCGTCCTATTCCTAATACACCGATGCTTGGTGCTTTTATGAAGGTATCGGGTATGTATGATATTGAATTCTTTAAAGAGAATATGATGAGAATATTAGATAAACTGCCTAAGAAAATTGTTGATGCAAATATGATCGCCATACAGCGCGCATATGATGAAGTAAAATAAGGAGCTATAGATGGCAAATACAGGTTGGGACGAATTTGAAATCGGAGCAATGCTTCGTACATTTGATGGTGCAGTAGAAGATATTGCGGGTACACTCCAAGAAGACCGTCCGTATTCACAAAACAGCTCTTTTTCTGCAAGTGTTGCTGACTGGAGAATTGAAAAACCGGTTTTTAATAAAGATTTTTGTATTGATTGCCAATTTTGCTGGGTCTACTGTCCGGATATTTCAATTATTTCAAGAGACAAAAAGGTTGTGGGCGTAGATATGGATCACTGTAAAGGATGCGGAATTTGTGTTGAGGTTTGTCCTACAAACCCAAAATCACTTTTAATGTTTCCGGAACAGGCAGACGAAGAGACAGAAATAGCAAATTGGCCTGCTAAAGAGACAAAGGAGAAATAGATGGCATTTGATAAAATGGAATTAAGAGATATCGAAGTATGGGATGGAAACTTTGCAGCTGCGCAGGCAATGAGACAGTGTCAAATTGATGTTGTTTCCGCATACCCGATTACGCCGTCAACTCCTATAGTTGAGGGATATGCAAAATTTTTGGCAGACAACTATGTCGAGGGTGAATTCGTAATGGTTGAGTCTGAACATGCGGCAATGTCGGGATGTATCGGTGCTGCAGCTGCCGGCGGGCGTGTTGCTACCGCAACATCTTCACAGGGTTTTGCTTTAATGGTTGAAACGCTTTATCAGGCTTCCGGTATGCGTTTGCCGATTGTCTTAAATGTCGTAAACCGTGCATTGGCTGCACCGCTGAACGTAAATGGTGACCATTCAGATATGTATCTTGGACGCGACTGCGGTTGGATACAGCTTGATGCATACTGCCCTCAGGATGCGTATGACTTGAACTTTATCGCTTTTAAAGTGGCTGAAGATCATGATGTGAGACTGCCGTGTATGGTACATCAGGATGGTTTCATGACTTCACATACAGCACAGGGTGTGCATACACTCGATGATGATACCGCATACAGTTTTGTAGGTGATTTCAAGCCTATGAACGATATGCTTGATTTTGAACACCCGGTAACACACGGAGTACAAACAGAAGAAGACTGGCATTTTGAACATAAAGCACGCCAGCATAATGACCTTATGACAAAAGTAATGCCAAAGATTCAAGCAGCCTTTGATGAGTTCGAGAAACTCTCAGGACGCAAATACAATATCGTTGAAAAATATGATATGGATGATGCGGATGTGTGTGTTGTATGTATGGGTACTTCAGTGGAAACTGCCCGTGAAGTGGCAAGCGAGATGAGAGAAAAGGGTGTTAAGGCCGGTGTTGTCGGACTTCGTGTTATTCGGCCGTTTCCGTTTTTTGAAATTCAAGAAGCGCTTAAAGATGTAAAAGCTATAGCAGCACTTGACCGTTCGTCTCCAAACGGAGCGCCGGGTATGCTCTTTAATGAAATTGCGGGTGCACTTTTTAACACAGATACAAAAGCCTTACTTTCGGGTTACATTTATGGTCTTGGCGGGAGAGATTTAACAAAAAGACATCTCACAGACCTGTATACTGAACTGCAGGCAAATGCTGATGCCGGCAAGGTGCTTACTCCACTACAACAATTTATCGGTGTTCGTGGACCGAAATTACAATTTTTATAGGAAAAAACGATGAGTGAAATGAAAAAAATTAAAAACTTAAAAGAGTTTTCTACATCAGCAGACCGTTTTGAAGGGGCAAACCTTCTTTGCCCTGGTTGTGCACACTCTATCATTGTTCGTGAAGTTTTAAATGCAACGAATGATGACCTGGTTCTTTCAGCATCTACCGGATGTTTAGAAGTTTGTACAGCAGTGTATCCTTATACTTCATGGGATGCTTCATGGATTCACATCGGTTTTGAAAACGGCTCAACTGCTGTTGCAGGAGCTGAAGCCATGTATAATGCATTAAAACGCAAAGGCCGTCTCAAGCAGCCTGACCGTAACCCTAAATTCGTATCTTTTGCCGGCGACGGTGCTTCTTACGATATCGGTTTTCAGTGGATTTCAGGCTGTATGGAGCGTGGGCACAATATGATGCATGTTGTTTTAGATAATGAAGTATATGCAAATACGGGCGGACAGCGTTCCTCTTCAACACCGATCGGTTCAAGCACAACAACTGCACCGGCAGGTCGTGTAAGCTACGGTGAGAAGAAAAACAAAAAAGACATGGTAAGCATTATGGCAAGCCACGGTATTCCGTATGCGGCGCAGGTAGCTCCAAACAAATGGAAAGATATGGTGAAAAAAATCCAACACGGTATGGCAGTGGAGGGGCCTGTATTTATCAATGCAGTTTCTCCTTGTACGACTGAGTGGAAATTTGACCCAAAAGATACGATGCTGTTAACGGACCTTGCGACTGATTCGTTGGTATTTCCGCTTTATGAAATCATTGACGGGCATGAGTTAAACATAACATACAGACCAAAAAGCGTTATTCCTGTTGAAGAATATTTAGCTGCACAGGGACGTTTCAAGCATCTTTTTAAAGATGAATACAAACATCTTATTAAAGAGTGGCAAGAGCGTGTCGATGCAAACTGGGAGTATCTAAACCGCCGAGAAGAAGCTCGCGTTTAAGAAGTTTCATCTTCACCGCATTTTGCACAAAAGTCAGAAACGGCAGGCTGTTAGCCTAGCCTTTTTCTGACTTTGGCACAAACTACAGTAAATCTAAAACTTCTTTATTTTTCGGAACCCGGACTTCAGTCCGGGCTGAGAGTGCCAAGACTATTCCAACAGCCGGCACTGAAGTCATAAGTATCTACACAACTTAAAACTCCATCTGCATAAAGTCATTGAGTTCTTTTTTAATGCTATGGAGTTCTTCAATATCATAAAGTTCAAGCATATCCATAGCAGAGAAGAAGTTCCATAAACCTGCTAACAGAGCCGGAGAGGTAGATATCTTCTTTCTTGCTACCAATCTCCCGCTTAATCGAACTAAAAACTTTCTAATTGCCAGCATGTTTTTACTATTTGTATGTTCAATTTCCCATACAAGCAAACAGGCATAAGAGGCAACAAACAAGCGTTTAAATATAGCCTGTGCACTCTCTTGCTGCCATTTTTCCAAATTAAACCCTGAGCTTTTTAACAGTTTAAAATACGTTTCTATATTCCATCTGTAATAATACCACAATCCTATCCTTGTTATATCAACATCTTCACGGTAATTCAAGTTTAATAACCAGTTAAATAAACTAGAACAAAATTTGCTTACTCCTATAAAAATTAGGAGGAGCAGATGCAAGTATTATTGGAAGAGTTTAGACAACTACCAGATTATAGAAAAAATAAAGTGCGATACACACATCCAGGAGAGATATTATTTTTATCACTTTTGGCTCTCCTTTCAGGTGCCGGGAGCTATGAAGATATTGCAACATGGATGAAAGAGAGAAAAAGAGAACTCTCTAAATTTTTGGGTCGTGCTTTTAAAGCTCCGGCATATACAACAATAAGAAATACATTTTTGGGAATTGATACACAAGCAGTAGAGAAGATGCAACAAAAATGGATTCATCAACTTTCAAATACTCCAAAAGATTCACAAACATTGACAATAGTTGCAACAGATGGGAAAACCATGAGAGGTTCTGCAAATAAAGAGATGAGTGAGAAAGCCAGACATATAGTTTCGCTCTTTCTAACAGAATCTAAACTTACATTGGCACAAGCCCAGGTACAAGAGAAAACAAACGAGATTCCCGCACTTGTTGAACTATTAGATGCTTTAAACCTCACAAATTGTGTGATTACCATGGATGCTATGCATACTCAAAAAAAACATTGAATAAAATAGTAAAGTGTGGACATGATTATATTGCACAGGTAAAATCGAATCAGAAAGAGCTTTTAAAATGGGTAATATTCAATACCTCTCTTGAAGATGCTAAGCCAATAGATACTTATGCCCATTATGAGCATAACACTCATGGGAGATATGAAGAGAGGGTTTGTGAAGTCTATGATGACCTCTATCAAATCAAAAAGAGTTGGTTATCTGTAAAAAGGGTTGTAAAGATTACAGCAACAACACTATCGTATGGAAAACATACGACAGAGTATCATTACTATATTTCAAGTCTTGATGTAGATGCAAAAACTTTTGCACATATTATCAGGAGCCATTGGAAAATTGAGAACTCTTTACACTATGTAAAAGATGTCAGTTTCGATGAGGATAGCTCAAGAGTTCGCACAGGTCAAGCACCTTTAATCTCTACAATGTTAAGAAGTCTTGCCATAAATATCATGAATATTAACAAAATCTCCAATATTAAAAAAGCCAGAAAGGTTTTTGGATGGAGTCCTCATAAGCTTTTCAGTCTTAGTAGTAGACTTGGGTGAGTATTAAAC is a window from the Sulfurimonas hydrogeniphila genome containing:
- a CDS encoding peptide-binding protein, translating into MAKTVFFLFFSWSFFLGSLNGATLHLATSSNPSRLNPVLATDSSSSEISSFIFNGLVKYDKDSKEIIGDLAEKFYFKDNKTLVFELKKNVLWHDGKKFSAKDVLFTYKTLLSDKIVSPYSSDFRFVKSVRIINDYKIEVRYTKPYFKALETWMMGVLPEHVLKNEKNLMNASFNTHPTGTGPYKLTRLEYSKNIELSAFDAYFEGRPKIDTVSFHVIGDAMTRFLMLKSGQLDIGSVEPFVYERQLTQKFFENFNIYEKITLSYTYLGFNLRKKKFQNPKVRRALSLAIDRQELIDILFLKHAKVCTGPFLPGTIAFNPDVKAPTQNIGEAKRLLKEAGYDEQHPFTFEIATSNASSIRPYAAEILQYQLKKVGVIVKLRVMEWQAFLNMVVFPHKFDTVLLGWGLSPTPDPYMFWHSKSDKPGGFNLVGYHNSEIDAMIEKSQATIDRKKLGELWRKMFKIIAEDNPYLFLYIPNSITAVNKKIKHIQPAQSGIWHNYIQWEKN
- a CDS encoding HAD family hydrolase; translated protein: MIILFDLDGTLIDSTEAILESFHNSFAVHGFSVPDDAQIKALIGHPLDVMYRELGVDEALVLDFVTTYKEHYREISTQKTKLLPNAKEAVEAAAAFASLGIVTTKTGKYSRILMEHFGLMDKFEVLVGREHVQNPKPHAEPILKALQSFDTKNKEIWMIGDTQMDLLSAKNAGVNSIGVLSGYEEKKSLKKFSDIIFNDSLDAIGYLKSRKTAHFIV
- a CDS encoding pyruvate flavodoxin oxidoreductase subunit gamma; amino-acid sequence: MLEIRWHSRAGQGAVTGAKGLADVISTTGKHVQAFAFYGSAKRGAAMTAYNRVDDKVIMNHEKYMEPDYVFVIDPALVYTTDVTVNGKDNTKYIITTHMSTEELVASQPKLEGKDVYTVDCIKIAQETIGRPIPNTPMLGAFMKVSGMYDIEFFKENMMRILDKLPKKIVDANMIAIQRAYDEVK
- a CDS encoding 4Fe-4S dicluster-binding protein; this translates as MANTGWDEFEIGAMLRTFDGAVEDIAGTLQEDRPYSQNSSFSASVADWRIEKPVFNKDFCIDCQFCWVYCPDISIISRDKKVVGVDMDHCKGCGICVEVCPTNPKSLLMFPEQADEETEIANWPAKETKEK
- a CDS encoding 2-oxoacid:ferredoxin oxidoreductase subunit alpha; translated protein: MAFDKMELRDIEVWDGNFAAAQAMRQCQIDVVSAYPITPSTPIVEGYAKFLADNYVEGEFVMVESEHAAMSGCIGAAAAGGRVATATSSQGFALMVETLYQASGMRLPIVLNVVNRALAAPLNVNGDHSDMYLGRDCGWIQLDAYCPQDAYDLNFIAFKVAEDHDVRLPCMVHQDGFMTSHTAQGVHTLDDDTAYSFVGDFKPMNDMLDFEHPVTHGVQTEEDWHFEHKARQHNDLMTKVMPKIQAAFDEFEKLSGRKYNIVEKYDMDDADVCVVCMGTSVETAREVASEMREKGVKAGVVGLRVIRPFPFFEIQEALKDVKAIAALDRSSPNGAPGMLFNEIAGALFNTDTKALLSGYIYGLGGRDLTKRHLTDLYTELQANADAGKVLTPLQQFIGVRGPKLQFL
- a CDS encoding thiamine pyrophosphate-dependent enzyme; this encodes MSEMKKIKNLKEFSTSADRFEGANLLCPGCAHSIIVREVLNATNDDLVLSASTGCLEVCTAVYPYTSWDASWIHIGFENGSTAVAGAEAMYNALKRKGRLKQPDRNPKFVSFAGDGASYDIGFQWISGCMERGHNMMHVVLDNEVYANTGGQRSSSTPIGSSTTTAPAGRVSYGEKKNKKDMVSIMASHGIPYAAQVAPNKWKDMVKKIQHGMAVEGPVFINAVSPCTTEWKFDPKDTMLLTDLATDSLVFPLYEIIDGHELNITYRPKSVIPVEEYLAAQGRFKHLFKDEYKHLIKEWQERVDANWEYLNRREEARV